In the Campylobacter sp. RM6914 genome, one interval contains:
- a CDS encoding SulP family inorganic anion transporter yields MNIKGDVTGGLTAGIIALPLALAFGIASGLGASAGLWGALVLGFFAAIFGGTKMQISGPTGPMSVVAAAIVFNFKGDMGSVMAVFVLTGIFQIIFGVLKLGKFVKYIPYSVISGFMSGVGFIIILLQINPMLGSSSVGNTLSAIESIPQAIADINFTAFYFAVATLLILYLTPKKISRILPTPLLAIIVLTPLCMILKADVATIGEIPLGLPKFIVPNADMALMSSILLYALMLAVLGSIDSLLTSLVADSITKSKHSPNKELIGQGIGNAFVGFVGGIPGAGATMRTVANIKAGGEGRISGVVHALFLLFVALVFAPVVAYVPLCVLAGILIKVGIDILDYRLLKRIAFIPRKDATTMAIVFLLTVFVDLIFAVAIGVVLAWLFYSTNIPKRNKKFNITVCEEEEFKSVKITGPMYFGTSSKIMRNLNRNLNTKHIKIDCRKVTFMDISSVYALEDFIDSVDENATKVSIIIDERSFSGRSLNELKYILRDNIDPTFAENDDE; encoded by the coding sequence TTGAATATAAAAGGTGACGTAACCGGTGGTTTGACTGCTGGCATTATTGCGCTCCCTCTGGCTCTTGCTTTTGGTATAGCAAGCGGTCTTGGGGCTAGTGCAGGTCTTTGGGGTGCATTGGTACTTGGATTTTTCGCGGCTATTTTTGGTGGAACAAAGATGCAAATTTCAGGTCCTACAGGTCCTATGTCTGTTGTCGCAGCTGCGATAGTTTTTAACTTTAAAGGCGACATGGGTTCTGTCATGGCTGTCTTTGTTTTAACGGGTATTTTTCAGATAATTTTTGGTGTTTTAAAGCTTGGTAAATTTGTTAAATACATACCATATTCTGTTATTTCGGGATTTATGAGTGGTGTTGGTTTTATCATCATTTTACTTCAGATAAATCCGATGTTAGGTTCAAGTAGTGTCGGTAATACACTAAGTGCGATAGAGTCTATTCCGCAAGCGATCGCGGATATAAATTTTACAGCATTTTATTTCGCCGTAGCTACACTTTTGATACTATATCTGACACCTAAGAAAATTTCGCGTATACTCCCTACTCCGCTTTTAGCTATCATCGTACTTACACCGCTTTGTATGATACTTAAAGCCGATGTAGCAACTATCGGCGAGATACCGCTAGGACTGCCTAAATTTATCGTTCCTAACGCAGATATGGCTCTTATGAGCTCTATCTTACTTTATGCCCTTATGCTTGCTGTTCTTGGCTCTATTGATTCGCTTTTAACATCTCTTGTAGCAGACTCTATAACAAAGAGCAAGCATAGTCCAAATAAAGAGCTTATCGGTCAAGGTATAGGCAATGCTTTTGTAGGATTTGTAGGAGGAATTCCGGGTGCCGGAGCTACGATGAGAACGGTTGCAAATATAAAAGCCGGTGGCGAGGGTAGAATTTCAGGAGTTGTCCATGCTCTGTTTTTGCTATTTGTAGCTTTGGTTTTTGCTCCTGTTGTAGCTTATGTTCCACTTTGTGTTTTAGCGGGAATTTTGATAAAAGTAGGTATTGATATACTTGATTATCGTTTGTTAAAACGTATAGCATTTATACCGCGTAAAGACGCTACTACTATGGCTATCGTATTTTTACTCACTGTTTTTGTGGATTTGATATTTGCGGTTGCTATCGGCGTAGTTTTAGCCTGGTTGTTTTACTCTACAAACATCCCTAAACGCAATAAAAAATTTAATATCACAGTTTGTGAAGAAGAGGAATTTAAAAGCGTTAAGATAACAGGTCCGATGTATTTTGGTACAAGCTCTAAAATAATGAGAAATTTAAATAGAAATTTAAATACAAAACACATTAAGATCGACTGTAGGAAAGTTACTTTTATGGATATTTCCTCAGTTTATGCACTTGAGGATTTTATAGATAGCGTTGATGAAAATGCCACAAAGGTAAGTATTATTATCGATGAGAGGTCATTTTCAGGTAGATCGCTAAATGAATTAAAATATATATTAAGAGATAACATCGATCCGACTTTTGCCGAAAACGACGATGAGTAA
- a CDS encoding GNAT family N-acetyltransferase, with protein sequence MIVRKAKKEDANAIISLINELAKYENMSDQVDIDEAVFTSHLFEKQLANALVTVSDDDKIVGYAIYFYSFSTFLGRAGIYLEDLYIKPEFRGKKAGLAMIKELAKICEQEGYGRLEWECLDWNEPSIKFYENLGAKKQSGWIKFRMTKEDMIKLTVK encoded by the coding sequence ATGATCGTAAGAAAAGCTAAAAAAGAAGATGCAAACGCGATAATATCGCTTATAAATGAGCTTGCCAAGTATGAAAATATGTCAGATCAAGTAGACATAGACGAGGCTGTTTTTACCTCACATTTGTTTGAAAAACAGTTAGCTAACGCGTTAGTAACAGTTAGTGACGACGATAAAATAGTAGGCTACGCGATATATTTTTACTCATTTTCCACATTTTTAGGACGAGCCGGGATATATTTGGAAGATTTATATATAAAACCTGAATTTAGAGGCAAAAAAGCAGGGCTAGCGATGATAAAAGAGCTTGCCAAAATTTGCGAACAAGAGGGTTACGGGCGTCTTGAGTGGGAGTGCTTGGATTGGAATGAACCAAGCATTAAATTTTATGAAAATTTAGGTGCTAAAAAGCAAAGCGGCTGGATAAAATTTAGAATGACAAAAGAAGATATGATAAAATTAACTGTCAAATAA
- the queF gene encoding preQ(1) synthase, whose amino-acid sequence MSEEMRYGEQILKEFDVERDLEVWENKQEREYMIKIILPEFCCLCPRSGYPDFATIYLEYIPNKLVVELKTIKLYINSFMNRNISHEDSINEIYTVLEKKLEPKYMKITGDFNPRGNVHTVIEVSSQSFLKSVEKPRKEEQAYEFKDRGDNKRAGARRINERERDRSRDDKRGNSRSFSSDRPSRGFKSDDKPKRAPKDGFRKISFEGDKKPRIVKKDK is encoded by the coding sequence ATGAGTGAAGAGATGAGATACGGCGAGCAAATTTTAAAGGAATTTGATGTAGAGCGCGATCTTGAAGTATGGGAAAATAAACAAGAACGAGAATATATGATAAAGATAATATTACCGGAGTTTTGCTGTCTTTGTCCGCGTTCTGGATATCCTGATTTTGCGACGATTTATTTAGAATACATACCAAATAAATTAGTCGTCGAGCTAAAAACTATAAAATTATACATAAATAGCTTTATGAATAGAAATATCAGCCATGAAGATAGTATAAACGAAATTTATACTGTTTTAGAGAAGAAATTAGAACCAAAATACATGAAAATAACAGGGGACTTTAACCCTCGCGGTAATGTTCATACTGTTATCGAAGTAAGTTCACAAAGCTTTTTAAAGTCAGTCGAAAAACCTCGTAAAGAGGAGCAAGCTTATGAATTTAAAGATAGAGGTGATAACAAAAGAGCCGGTGCTAGACGTATAAACGAGCGCGAAAGAGATAGATCAAGAGATGATAAAAGGGGTAATTCAAGAAGCTTTTCTTCTGATAGACCATCAAGAGGTTTTAAAAGTGATGATAAACCAAAACGTGCTCCAAAAGACGGCTTTAGAAAGATAAGCTTTGAGGGTGATAAAAAGCCTAGGATTGTTAAAAAGGACAAGTAA
- a CDS encoding iron-containing alcohol dehydrogenase, with product MQNFSFHNPVRIEFGKDKEQNIGEYMADFGAKKALILYGSERVKNNGLYDVVIKSLSQKGIEFTAVGGIKSNPVLSKVNEAIKVAKEFGADSVLAVGGGSVLDSAKAVAAGACYDGDVWDFFTGKQPTKALKIFDIITLAATGSEMNKGGVVTNENTKQKYAIDAPCLYPKVSIINPKLQATVTPEYLVYSASDVIAHSIEAYFTATSHCDLVKMQVEANIKSIIKTTEILLANPNDYDARAEFAWAATMALNGLTHVGVGGFNFPNHMIEHAMSAVVDCAHGAGLSVLMPAWMKWYKNRNLEQFERFAREIFGLKTADEGIEALKAWFEKINTHTNLKQVNIEGEVLEETIKVAVQNAKDWGMSELYTKEAITEIFNLAK from the coding sequence ATGCAAAATTTTAGTTTTCACAACCCAGTCAGAATAGAATTCGGTAAAGATAAAGAGCAAAATATCGGCGAATACATGGCTGACTTCGGTGCTAAAAAGGCACTTATATTATACGGTTCAGAACGTGTTAAAAACAACGGTCTTTATGATGTAGTTATAAAAAGTTTAAGCCAAAAGGGTATTGAATTTACGGCTGTAGGCGGTATTAAGTCAAATCCTGTTTTAAGTAAAGTAAACGAAGCTATCAAAGTGGCAAAAGAATTTGGCGCAGACAGCGTACTAGCAGTCGGCGGTGGCTCTGTGTTAGATAGTGCTAAAGCAGTTGCTGCAGGTGCCTGTTATGACGGCGATGTTTGGGATTTTTTCACTGGTAAACAACCCACAAAAGCACTTAAAATCTTTGATATCATAACACTCGCCGCAACTGGCAGTGAGATGAACAAAGGCGGTGTCGTAACAAACGAAAACACTAAACAAAAATACGCGATAGATGCGCCTTGTCTATATCCTAAGGTATCTATCATCAACCCTAAGCTTCAAGCTACTGTTACACCAGAATACCTAGTTTATAGCGCTTCAGATGTTATAGCACACTCTATTGAAGCTTATTTTACCGCAACTTCTCATTGTGATCTTGTTAAAATGCAAGTTGAGGCAAATATCAAATCAATCATAAAAACGACTGAAATTTTACTTGCTAATCCAAATGATTATGATGCGCGTGCGGAGTTTGCCTGGGCTGCTACAATGGCACTAAATGGACTAACACACGTTGGAGTAGGTGGTTTTAATTTTCCAAATCACATGATAGAACACGCAATGAGTGCTGTTGTAGACTGTGCTCACGGTGCCGGACTTAGTGTTTTAATGCCTGCATGGATGAAGTGGTATAAGAATAGAAATTTAGAGCAATTTGAGCGCTTTGCACGTGAAATTTTCGGTCTAAAAACAGCTGATGAAGGCATAGAAGCACTTAAGGCTTGGTTTGAAAAGATAAATACTCATACAAATTTAAAGCAAGTTAATATAGAAGGTGAAGTTTTAGAAGAGACTATTAAAGTTGCAGTTCAAAATGCTAAAGATTGGGGCATGAGCGAACTTTATACAAAAGAAGCTATCACAGAGATATTTAATCTAGCAAAATAA
- the gyrB gene encoding DNA topoisomerase (ATP-hydrolyzing) subunit B, with protein MPDKQYDAGNIKVLKGLEAVRKRPGMYIGDTNIGGLHHMIYEVVDNSIDEAMAGYCDTIDIELTREGSCIVSDNGRGIPVDMHPTENLPAATVVLTVLHAGGKFDKDTYKVSGGLHGVGVSVVNALSKKLVVTIKRDGNVHRQEFSRGVPTTDLGIVKTTNRTGTSVEFWVDDEIFEVTEFDRGILAKRFKELAYLNPKITINFKDQRDGFSESYHFEGGLESFVTDMNKSNPVSKSVSFSGADEDVVVDFALMYNETYSENLLSFVNNIKTPDGGTHEAGFRAGLTRVITNYISANAAAREKDTKITGDDIREGLIAVVSVKVPEPQFEGQTKGKLGSSYVKPIVQKMVFEVLSKYFEENPIEARAIMNKALMAARGREAAKKARDLTRKKDGLSVGTLPGKLADCQTKDATISELYLVEGDSAGGSAKQGRDRVFQAILPLRGKILNVEKSRLDKILKSDEIKNMITALGCGIGEEFDAEKLRYHKIIIMTDADVDGSHIQTLLLTFFFRFLNQVVEKGCIYLAQPPLYRYKKGKKEIYLKDDKALNDFLIQTGIEGVDFEGIGSNDLIDFLKIVAAYRSVLKELEKRFSLLSAIRYTIENPDIIGKNYQQMFEILRDYLVKQGYNILNSYVNDEEIRIYVQTESGLEELHINDNLFANPLFEEALHINKKIQEREMNFGKDVLEILDEIEKNAKKGAYIQRYKGLGEMNPEQLWETTMNPENRRLLQININDAQSASDTFNLFMGDEVEPRRNYIQDHAKDVKHLDI; from the coding sequence ATGCCAGATAAACAATACGACGCCGGTAATATTAAAGTTTTAAAAGGGCTTGAAGCTGTTAGAAAACGCCCGGGAATGTATATAGGAGATACAAATATCGGCGGTCTTCATCATATGATATATGAAGTAGTTGATAACTCTATAGACGAAGCGATGGCGGGTTACTGTGATACTATCGATATAGAACTTACACGCGAAGGAAGCTGTATAGTTTCAGATAACGGTCGAGGTATCCCTGTTGATATGCACCCTACCGAGAATTTACCAGCAGCAACGGTTGTCCTTACGGTTTTACACGCTGGTGGTAAATTTGATAAAGATACATATAAAGTTTCAGGTGGTCTTCACGGCGTTGGTGTTTCTGTCGTAAATGCACTTTCAAAAAAATTAGTAGTTACCATAAAAAGAGATGGAAATGTCCATAGACAAGAGTTTAGTAGAGGAGTTCCTACAACTGATCTAGGTATAGTAAAAACTACAAATCGCACAGGAACTTCGGTAGAATTTTGGGTAGATGATGAGATATTTGAAGTTACTGAATTTGATAGAGGAATTTTAGCAAAACGTTTTAAAGAGCTAGCCTATCTAAATCCAAAAATCACTATAAATTTTAAAGATCAAAGAGATGGATTTAGTGAAAGTTATCATTTTGAGGGTGGACTTGAAAGTTTCGTAACTGATATGAATAAGTCAAATCCTGTAAGTAAATCCGTTAGTTTTAGCGGTGCGGATGAAGATGTTGTAGTTGATTTTGCTCTAATGTATAATGAAACTTACTCTGAAAATTTACTAAGCTTTGTTAATAACATAAAAACTCCGGATGGCGGAACACATGAAGCAGGTTTTCGTGCCGGTTTAACAAGAGTTATTACAAACTATATCTCAGCAAATGCCGCAGCTCGCGAAAAGGACACTAAAATAACAGGTGATGATATTAGAGAAGGTCTTATCGCCGTTGTTAGTGTTAAAGTGCCAGAACCGCAATTTGAAGGACAAACAAAGGGCAAGCTAGGTTCAAGTTATGTAAAACCTATCGTTCAGAAAATGGTTTTTGAAGTTCTTTCAAAGTATTTTGAAGAAAATCCTATCGAGGCACGCGCTATAATGAATAAGGCTTTAATGGCGGCGCGCGGACGCGAAGCTGCTAAAAAAGCACGCGATCTAACTCGTAAAAAAGATGGCTTAAGTGTAGGAACTTTGCCTGGAAAATTAGCTGATTGTCAAACTAAAGACGCTACTATAAGTGAGCTTTATCTGGTGGAGGGCGATAGTGCCGGCGGCTCTGCAAAACAAGGACGCGATAGAGTATTTCAAGCTATTTTGCCGTTAAGAGGTAAAATTCTAAACGTTGAAAAGTCACGTCTTGATAAAATTTTAAAGTCAGACGAGATAAAAAACATGATAACTGCGCTTGGATGTGGTATCGGCGAGGAATTTGACGCAGAAAAACTAAGATATCATAAGATCATAATAATGACCGATGCCGACGTTGACGGTAGCCATATCCAAACACTTCTTCTTACATTTTTCTTTAGATTTTTAAATCAAGTAGTAGAAAAAGGCTGCATTTATTTAGCTCAGCCACCTCTTTATCGCTACAAAAAAGGTAAAAAAGAAATTTATCTAAAAGATGACAAAGCTTTAAATGACTTTTTGATACAAACAGGTATTGAAGGTGTTGATTTTGAAGGTATAGGAAGTAATGATTTGATTGATTTTCTAAAAATCGTAGCAGCTTATAGAAGTGTTTTAAAAGAACTAGAGAAGCGCTTTAGTTTACTTTCTGCTATAAGATACACGATAGAAAATCCTGATATCATCGGCAAAAATTATCAACAAATGTTTGAAATTTTAAGAGATTATCTAGTAAAACAGGGATATAACATACTAAACTCTTATGTAAATGATGAGGAAATTAGAATTTATGTTCAAACCGAGAGCGGTCTTGAAGAGCTGCATATAAATGATAATTTATTTGCAAATCCACTATTTGAAGAGGCTCTTCATATCAATAAAAAAATTCAAGAACGCGAGATGAATTTTGGTAAAGATGTTCTTGAAATTCTTGATGAGATAGAAAAAAATGCCAAAAAAGGCGCGTATATCCAGCGTTATAAAGGTCTTGGTGAGATGAATCCTGAACAACTTTGGGAAACAACAATGAACCCTGAAAATCGCCGTTTATTACAGATAAATATAAATGATGCACAAAGTGCAAGCGATACGTTTAACTTATTTATGGGCGATGAGGTTGAGCCTAGAAGAAACTATATACAAGATCACGCTAAAGACGTAAAACATCTTGATATTTAA
- a CDS encoding anaerobic ribonucleoside-triphosphate reductase activating protein, with product MISSSNPALFGITPFTTLDYPDKIAAIAWFAGCNLRCAYCYNAPIVLDKGKIDEEEFCAFLDKRINKLDGIVFSGGECTISRSFLNLAREVKKRGFSLKVDTNGTNLGILNTAIDENLIDYIALDFKAHAQKYRKVTGSNLYFEFTRTLEYLISINFNFEVRTTVHSDLLNEDDISNMAEILYEKGYRGDYFLQNFLNTGDNLGNLKEPKNNFDISKVTSKLNIKLRNF from the coding sequence ATGATATCATCGTCTAACCCGGCACTCTTTGGCATCACACCGTTTACAACACTTGACTACCCCGACAAAATCGCTGCTATCGCGTGGTTTGCCGGGTGTAACCTACGTTGCGCTTACTGCTACAACGCACCCATTGTATTAGACAAAGGCAAGATAGATGAAGAAGAATTTTGCGCTTTTTTAGATAAACGCATCAATAAACTTGACGGCATAGTCTTTAGTGGTGGAGAGTGCACTATAAGTCGTTCGTTTTTAAATTTAGCACGCGAAGTTAAAAAACGCGGCTTTAGTCTAAAGGTAGATACAAACGGCACGAATTTAGGAATTTTAAATACTGCTATAGATGAAAATTTAATCGACTACATCGCACTTGATTTTAAAGCTCACGCACAAAAATATCGTAAAGTTACGGGTTCAAATTTATATTTTGAGTTTACTAGAACGCTTGAATACCTAATTAGTATAAATTTTAATTTTGAAGTTAGAACAACGGTTCATTCTGATTTGTTAAACGAAGATGATATCTCAAACATGGCTGAAATTTTATATGAAAAAGGCTATAGAGGGGATTATTTCTTGCAAAATTTTTTAAATACCGGTGATAATTTAGGAAATTTAAAAGAGCCAAAAAATAACTTTGATATCTCAAAAGTAACTTCTAAACTTAACATAAAACTACGAAATTTTTAA
- a CDS encoding ribonucleoside triphosphate reductase, producing MKEILKRDGTRQEFVAYKIVDAIKKAFKSENREYDEKIFTSVVQDIFQKSEVITVEDVQDAIEKELFEAGYFDVLKSFMLYRHTHKLQREQILGLNEDTTYINSTQTINEYINGTDWRISANSNTSYSNAGLINNTAGKVIANYWLDAVYSKEEGIAHRNGDYHIHDLDCLTGYCAGWSLRALLNEGFNGVRGRVESRAPKHFREALSQMANFLGILQSEWAGAQAFSSFDTYLAPYVFKDNLSDTEIKKAITSFIFNLNVPARWGQSPFTNVTIDITCPEDLRAQIPTANDEHLFKNFNDEDALRRAKERGRNTLVDMTYGDFMPEMARIDKAFYEVLTEGDKNSQPFTFPIPTVNITEEFDWDSEVAQILFENTAKMGSSYFQNFVGSQYTTDENGNRVPNDAAYKPGHVRSMCCRLQLDLRELLKRGGGLFGSAEMTGSIGVVTINLARLGYNHKGNKEALYKRLEYLLNLAKSTLEKKRKFIQEMYDRGLYPYTARYLSHFNNHFSTIGINGMNELLRNFTNDSENIATSYGREFSLEMINYLRDKIRSFQEETGNLYNLEATPAEGTTYRFAKEDKKRYPDIIQAGMDENIYYTNSTQLPANFTDDAFEALDLQDELQSAYTGGTVFHLYMKERISSATACKNLVKNIVTNYKLPYITITPVFSVCDKHGYIAGEHEFCPICDAEIIKKEKSK from the coding sequence ATGAAAGAAATTTTAAAACGAGACGGAACTAGACAAGAGTTTGTTGCATATAAGATTGTCGATGCGATAAAAAAGGCTTTTAAGAGCGAAAACAGAGAGTATGACGAAAAAATTTTTACAAGCGTAGTTCAAGATATCTTTCAAAAATCAGAAGTGATAACAGTTGAAGATGTCCAAGATGCGATAGAAAAAGAGCTTTTTGAAGCCGGATACTTTGATGTGCTTAAAAGCTTTATGCTATATCGTCACACACATAAACTCCAACGCGAACAAATCTTAGGACTAAATGAAGATACAACATACATAAACTCTACCCAGACCATAAATGAGTATATAAACGGTACCGACTGGAGAATTTCTGCAAATTCAAACACTAGTTACTCTAACGCAGGTCTTATCAATAACACCGCCGGTAAAGTCATCGCAAACTACTGGCTTGATGCTGTTTATAGCAAAGAAGAGGGCATAGCCCATAGAAACGGTGACTATCATATCCACGATCTTGATTGTCTTACCGGATATTGCGCCGGTTGGTCGCTTAGAGCCTTGTTAAACGAAGGCTTTAATGGAGTTAGAGGACGCGTAGAAAGTAGAGCGCCAAAACACTTCCGCGAAGCTCTAAGTCAAATGGCTAATTTTCTAGGCATACTTCAAAGCGAATGGGCAGGAGCGCAGGCATTTTCTAGCTTTGACACCTACCTTGCTCCTTATGTATTTAAAGATAACTTAAGTGACACAGAGATAAAAAAAGCAATTACCAGCTTTATATTTAACCTAAACGTTCCGGCACGCTGGGGTCAAAGTCCATTTACAAACGTTACCATAGATATCACATGTCCTGAGGATCTAAGAGCTCAAATTCCTACCGCAAACGATGAGCATTTGTTTAAAAATTTCAATGACGAAGATGCGTTAAGACGTGCAAAAGAACGTGGTAGAAACACGCTTGTAGATATGACATACGGCGACTTTATGCCTGAAATGGCACGTATAGATAAGGCATTTTATGAAGTTTTAACCGAGGGTGATAAAAACTCACAACCATTCACATTTCCGATACCTACCGTAAACATAACAGAAGAATTTGACTGGGATAGCGAAGTAGCACAAATACTTTTTGAAAATACTGCCAAAATGGGCTCAAGCTACTTTCAAAATTTTGTCGGCTCTCAATACACTACCGATGAAAACGGCAACCGCGTGCCAAACGATGCCGCTTATAAACCGGGACACGTTCGCTCAATGTGCTGTCGTCTACAACTTGACCTACGCGAACTCTTAAAACGTGGCGGAGGATTGTTTGGAAGTGCCGAGATGACTGGAAGTATCGGCGTAGTTACGATAAACTTAGCACGCTTAGGATATAACCATAAAGGTAATAAAGAAGCTTTATATAAAAGACTTGAATATCTTTTAAACCTTGCTAAATCAACACTAGAGAAAAAGCGTAAATTTATCCAAGAGATGTATGATCGCGGGCTTTATCCATATACAGCTCGTTATCTAAGCCATTTTAACAACCACTTTAGCACCATAGGTATAAACGGTATGAACGAACTACTAAGAAATTTCACAAACGATAGCGAAAATATAGCCACCTCATACGGTCGTGAGTTTTCACTTGAGATGATAAATTATCTAAGAGACAAAATTCGCTCATTCCAAGAGGAAACAGGCAACCTTTACAATCTCGAAGCCACACCTGCAGAGGGAACGACTTATAGATTTGCAAAAGAGGATAAAAAGCGCTATCCTGATATAATCCAAGCCGGAATGGACGAAAATATCTACTATACAAACTCGACTCAACTTCCTGCAAATTTTACCGATGATGCATTTGAAGCGCTTGACCTACAAGACGAGTTACAAAGTGCATATACCGGCGGAACAGTCTTTCACTTATATATGAAAGAGCGCATTAGCTCGGCTACAGCTTGTAAAAATTTAGTAAAAAATATCGTGACAAACTACAAACTTCCTTATATCACTATAACGCCTGTATTTAGCGTGTGTGATAAACACGGATATATAGCCGGCGAACATGAATTCTGCCCGATATGCGACGCAGAGATAATTAAAAAAGAAAAATCAAAATAA
- the ung gene encoding uracil-DNA glycosylase, with protein MQIDINKVQIEQSWKEALKDEFLAPYFGEIKANLLKAKASFTVYPPSNLIFNAFNLTPFNDVKVVILGQDPYHGAGQAMGLSFSVPDGIRVPPSLANIYKEIYDDLGIRQPNSGDLTYWAKQGVLLLNTSLSVNAGQANSHSNFGWQIFTDAVIKTLSKERENIVFLLWGNPAKAKIPLINTNKHLVLTAAHPSPLARGAFFGCKHFSQTNKYLLANSLAPIDWDLNNG; from the coding sequence ATGCAAATTGATATAAATAAAGTACAGATCGAGCAAAGCTGGAAAGAGGCTTTAAAGGATGAGTTTTTGGCACCTTATTTTGGTGAGATAAAGGCAAATTTACTAAAAGCAAAAGCTAGTTTTACTGTTTATCCACCTTCAAATTTGATATTTAACGCATTTAATCTAACGCCGTTTAATGATGTCAAAGTCGTGATATTAGGACAAGACCCTTATCATGGAGCAGGGCAGGCAATGGGCTTAAGTTTTAGCGTGCCAGATGGCATCCGCGTGCCTCCTAGTCTTGCTAACATTTATAAAGAAATTTATGATGACCTTGGTATCCGACAGCCAAATTCAGGCGACTTAACTTACTGGGCAAAACAGGGTGTTTTACTGCTAAACACTAGCCTAAGTGTCAATGCAGGACAGGCAAATTCCCACTCAAATTTTGGCTGGCAGATATTTACAGACGCAGTTATAAAAACACTCAGTAAAGAGAGAGAAAATATAGTCTTTCTACTCTGGGGTAATCCCGCAAAAGCTAAAATTCCACTCATTAATACTAACAAACACTTAGTACTAACAGCAGCTCATCCAAGCCCGTTAGCGCGTGGAGCGTTTTTTGGATGCAAACACTTTTCTCAAACTAACAAATACCTGTTAGCTAACTCGTTAGCTCCAATAGACTGGGATTTAAATAACGGATAA
- the nrdD gene encoding anaerobic ribonucleoside-triphosphate reductase, with the protein MNNAEILAKNEDKRTRCVVYTRVMGYHRPVESFNLGKKGEHKERVKFLERLSRCK; encoded by the coding sequence ATGAATAACGCTGAAATTTTAGCAAAAAACGAAGATAAAAGAACAAGATGTGTGGTATATACGCGAGTAATGGGCTATCATCGCCCTGTAGAAAGCTTTAACCTTGGTAAAAAGGGTGAGCATAAAGAGAGAGTTAAATTTCTTGAAAGACTAAGTCGCTGCAAATAA
- a CDS encoding pyridoxamine 5'-phosphate oxidase family protein — translation MRRKDRELSQNEAYEIIDNCQYGVISCINDDEIFSVPISIVRKEDKIYIHGAKGGNKAKLFKDGKDVELVCVIDVKVPEFSNECVKQMIQDNKAANVFTTQYKSAIAKTKAYLINDDETKIKALRLLSEKYTPKYMDAFDAAITQSLKITNVYELKIISVSAKAKILKG, via the coding sequence ATGAGAAGAAAAGATAGAGAGCTAAGCCAAAACGAGGCTTACGAGATAATCGATAATTGTCAGTATGGTGTCATCTCGTGTATAAATGATGATGAAATTTTTTCCGTGCCCATATCTATCGTAAGAAAAGAGGATAAAATTTACATTCACGGGGCAAAAGGCGGAAACAAAGCTAAACTATTTAAAGACGGCAAGGATGTAGAGTTAGTTTGTGTAATTGATGTAAAAGTGCCGGAATTTAGCAATGAGTGCGTGAAACAAATGATACAAGATAATAAGGCTGCAAATGTATTTACAACACAATACAAAAGCGCTATCGCAAAAACTAAAGCCTATCTTATAAATGATGATGAAACAAAGATAAAAGCATTAAGACTGCTTAGTGAAAAATACACTCCAAAATACATGGACGCATTTGACGCAGCTATAACACAATCTCTAAAAATAACTAACGTATATGAGTTAAAGATTATTAGCGTTAGTGCGAAAGCTAAAATTTTAAAAGGATAA
- a CDS encoding YnfA family protein produces the protein MAILTEILIYIIAAFFEILGCFAFWQFFKNSKNFIWLGVGVVALIIFAYTLTKVQSEFAGRAYAAYGGIYIICSLLWLNFIEKQNFSKFDLIGALIALIGACVIIYPNLR, from the coding sequence ATGGCTATTTTAACGGAAATTCTCATATACATCATAGCGGCATTTTTTGAAATTTTAGGCTGCTTTGCGTTTTGGCAGTTTTTTAAAAATTCTAAAAATTTCATTTGGCTTGGAGTGGGAGTTGTAGCACTCATTATCTTTGCATATACACTAACAAAAGTTCAAAGCGAATTTGCAGGACGCGCTTACGCAGCTTACGGCGGTATCTATATCATCTGCTCGCTTTTATGGTTAAATTTTATAGAAAAACAAAATTTCAGTAAATTCGACCTCATAGGTGCACTAATAGCACTGATCGGGGCTTGCGTTATAATCTACCCAAATTTAAGATAG